A stretch of Mya arenaria isolate MELC-2E11 chromosome 14, ASM2691426v1 DNA encodes these proteins:
- the LOC128218085 gene encoding uncharacterized protein LOC128218085: MCMDSIDREAAQAHIDNIRQYTKEEKDLYIMGALNRMNSDKKRSRYGDRQRTRYDYKFEGNVVCKKTFMCVYDIGPTHLKNLLKHVNENGNVPRCHGNQGRRPIHALTFQEIENVISFLKNVAIDEGLPMPAAPRGRANDAPVFLHSSTTKMKMHKLYEKSCIEAATKCIKYRTFCRLWHELCPNIKIATPQEDVCVTCEMSRKGVADATTDDEKLAAASALEKHINATRKEHKVYKDCVTTAMDELRGTGRPTEPVEPCSTDFQHAHYTFDFAQNLCLPHHSRQMGPMYFVTPRKVHLFGFRDDALPIQYNFLIDEAETMMQDGGGIHGPDAVISLVDYALTEFGHGERVTTLHADNCGGQNKNRYLLAYFCWRTMIGLNEEIRYLMQVAGHARCIIDAGFGRIKALYRRTDCETLSDLENVVASSSTTNEAVLYKKPDGTSRFEWREWKTFLGEQFRALKGIRSYQQFRFTSESPGIIF; the protein is encoded by the exons ATGTGCATGGACTCTATTGACCGTGAAGCTGCCCAAGCCCATATTGACAATATAAGGCAGTATACAAAGGAAGAAAAGGACTTATATATAATGGGAGCATTAAACCGGATGAATTCAGATAAAAAACGAAGCCGGTATGGTGATCGTCAGCGTACGCGATACGACTATAAGTTTGAGGGTAATGTTGTTTGTAAGAAAACATTCATGTGTGTGTATGACATCGGCCCAACTCATCTCAAGAACCTCTTAAAACATGTTAACGAGAATGGAAATGTTCCCCGTTGTCATGGAAACCAAGGCCGGCGGCCCATTCATGCGTTAActtttcaagaaattgaaaatgtaatatcatttttaaagaatgTTGCAATTGATGAAGGACTTCCCATGCCTGCAGCACCCAGAGGGAGAGCCAATGACGCACCAGTTTTCCTCCACAGCTCCACCACAAAGatgaaaatgcataaattatatgaaaaatcGTGCATTGAAGCAGccacaaaatgtattaaatataggACGTTCTGCAGATTGTGGCATGAGCTTTGTCCAAACATCAAG ATCGCCACTCCCCAAGAGGACGTGTGTGTCACGTGCGAGATGTCACGGAAAGGAGTCGCTGATGCCACGACAGACGACGAGAAGCTAGCTGCTGCATCAGCTCTCGAGAAACACATCAATGCGACCAGAAAAGAGCACAAG GTGTACAAAGACTGCGTTACTACTGCTATGGACGAATTGAGAGGCACGGGTCGCCCTACAGAGCCAGTCGAGCCATGCTCAACTGACTTTCAGCATGCACATTACACGTTCGACTTTGCTCAGAATTTGTGCCTGCCACATCACAGTCGCCAGATGGGACCTATGTACTTTGTCACTCCTAG AAAAGTTCATTTATTCGGGTTTCGGGACGACGCCCTTCCGATTCAGTATAATTTTCTAATCGACGAAGCCGAGACTATGATGCAGGATGGAGGTGGCATTCACGGGCCAGATGCTGTAATTTCGCTCGTGGATTACGCTCTGACAGAGTTTGGGCACGGGGAGCGAGTGACTACTCTTCATGCGGACAATTGTGGCG GACAAAACAAAAACCGCTACCTGCTAGCGTACTTCTGCTGGAGGACCATGATCGGCCTTAACGAGGAGATACGCTATTTGATGCAGGTAGCAGGTCATGCCAGGTGCATAATAGACGCTGGGTTCGGGCGAATCAAGGCGCTTTACAGGCGAACGGACTGTGAAACCTTGAGCGACCTAG aaaacgttGTTGCATCTTCTTCAACTACAAATGAGGCTGTCCTTTACAAGAAACCTGACGGGACCTCGAGGTTTGAATGGCGGGAATGGAAGACATTTCTTGGGGAACAGTTTCGTGCACTAAAAGGAATAAGGTCATATCAGCAGTTCCGATTCACCTCTGAGTCGCCTGGcatcattttttga